Proteins encoded in a region of the Brevefilum fermentans genome:
- a CDS encoding RidA family protein produces MSTPHHEKNIVTTDRVPKAIGPYSVGVTTGTLVFTAGQLPIDVATGKIVEGGIQAQTRQALINLQAVIEAAGSSLDQVIKTTVFLQDMGEFALMNEVYASFFTSNYPARSAVQVAALPLNAAVEIEAVALLP; encoded by the coding sequence ATGTCTACTCCTCATCACGAAAAGAACATTGTAACTACCGATAGAGTCCCGAAAGCCATCGGACCGTATTCGGTGGGTGTGACCACCGGTACGCTGGTGTTTACAGCCGGTCAATTACCCATCGACGTGGCGACCGGCAAAATTGTTGAAGGTGGTATCCAGGCACAGACCAGGCAGGCACTCATCAATCTGCAAGCTGTTATCGAAGCTGCCGGCAGCAGTCTGGATCAGGTGATCAAAACGACGGTTTTCTTGCAGGATATGGGTGAATTTGCTTTGATGAACGAAGTGTATGCCTCTTTCTTCACCAGCAATTATCCTGCCCGCTCGGCTGTTCAGGTGGCTGCGCTTCCGCTCAACGCTGCTGTTGAGATTGAAGCCGTTGCGCTGCTGCCCTGA
- a CDS encoding creatininase family protein, translated as MKFEDLNWMQVEEYLKTDDRLILVLGACEQHGYLSLMTDVKIPMALAEEASRQSGVLLAPPLNFGCSPYFLTYPGTISLRLHTFLDVVEDILRSLYGAGFRRILILNGHGGNTPVKTHLVELLNQLPDLLLSWYAWWTTDTVAEIAKKYQLDSEHGSWMEAFDFTTVTELPDGIKPIPDVGYALLGKAATREIYQDGVYGGAYKADPAIMDELFAACLADVLNLLNFAEERR; from the coding sequence ATGAAATTCGAAGATCTAAACTGGATGCAGGTTGAGGAGTACCTGAAAACCGACGACCGGCTCATCCTTGTGCTGGGCGCTTGCGAACAGCACGGCTATCTGAGCCTGATGACCGATGTTAAAATCCCCATGGCGCTGGCAGAGGAAGCCTCGCGCCAGTCCGGTGTGCTTTTAGCGCCTCCGCTCAACTTTGGGTGCTCACCCTATTTCTTAACCTATCCCGGTACCATCAGCCTCAGGTTGCACACATTTCTGGACGTGGTAGAGGACATTTTGCGCTCACTGTATGGTGCGGGCTTCCGCCGGATATTAATCTTAAACGGGCATGGCGGCAACACCCCGGTCAAAACACACCTGGTGGAACTGCTCAACCAGCTTCCCGATCTGCTGTTGAGCTGGTATGCCTGGTGGACCACGGACACCGTTGCTGAAATTGCAAAAAAATATCAGTTGGATAGTGAACACGGCAGCTGGATGGAAGCCTTTGACTTCACCACGGTCACCGAGCTGCCAGATGGAATCAAGCCCATTCCGGATGTCGGTTATGCCCTCCTTGGCAAAGCCGCTACTCGAGAGATCTACCAAGATGGGGTTTACGGCGGCGCCTACAAAGCGGACCCAGCCATCATGGATGAACTATTCGCCGCCTGCCTGGCGGATGTGCTGAATTTGCTGAACTTTGCTGAAGAAAGACGCTAA
- the leuS gene encoding leucine--tRNA ligase, which yields MPDPTSIPMYKPAQIEPKWQERWERDGLYHADIDPHRPKFYALTMWPYPSGDLHIGHWYAMSPSDARARFKRMQGYNVMFPMGFDAFGLPAENAAIQHGIHPQQWTSQNIEVMRQQLKSMGAMIDWRREATSSDPSYYHWTQWFFIQFYKNNLAYQKEAQVDFCPHCNTTLAREQVHGDDRHCERCGTPVIKKNLVQWFFRITNYADELLDFSTIDWPEQVQTLQTNWINRSEGAAVVFKTENGDEIEVFTTRPDTLWGATFMVLAPEHPLVKKLTTPEQAQAVAEYRAQAERMGEIQRETADREKTGVFTGGYAINPVNGERIPVWTADYVMMGYGTGAIMAVPAHDQRDFEFARKYNLPVVVVIQPPDEHPLVADEMTMAVPAVGEMVNSGPLTGTPGDVAFQRAIAYIEEKGVGHGAVSYRLRDWLISRQRYWGAPIPIIHCSHCGAVPVPEAELPVELPMDVEWLPTGESPLKLHPTWRFTTCPQCGGAAERETDTMDTFMCSSWYHLRYLSPHYDQYPFDPEEYDYWMPVDTYTGGIEHATMHLIYTRFFHKACRDLGITRSAEPMMQLRNQGMVLGEDHEKMSKSRGNVVAPDDLVAAYGADTVRAYLMFFARWELGAPWNSSGIEGSIRWLRKVWFTLLEPSEVGKRPGEEDLRKLRRKAHQTLASVTHDFENLNFNTIVSSLMELNNEMMLAKGAGAFGTEAWKEAESLYLRMLAPVCPHIAEELWERTGHDYSVHLQPWPEVDAEAAREDEITLVVQVNGKLRDRLIVPVSISEADAKTAALESDAVQVYLQGKPPKKVIYVPGKLVNIVV from the coding sequence ATGCCAGACCCAACTAGCATACCCATGTATAAACCAGCACAGATTGAGCCTAAATGGCAGGAACGCTGGGAGCGAGACGGTCTTTACCACGCCGATATCGACCCGCACCGACCCAAGTTTTATGCGCTGACCATGTGGCCTTATCCTTCAGGTGATCTGCACATCGGGCACTGGTACGCCATGAGCCCTTCGGATGCCCGCGCCCGCTTCAAGCGCATGCAGGGCTATAACGTGATGTTCCCGATGGGTTTTGACGCTTTTGGGTTGCCCGCGGAAAATGCCGCAATCCAGCACGGGATTCACCCCCAGCAGTGGACCTCACAAAACATTGAAGTGATGCGCCAACAGCTTAAGTCGATGGGCGCCATGATCGACTGGCGGCGGGAGGCAACCTCTTCAGACCCCAGTTATTATCACTGGACACAGTGGTTCTTTATCCAGTTTTACAAAAATAACCTGGCTTATCAAAAAGAGGCACAGGTTGATTTCTGCCCGCATTGCAACACCACCCTGGCGCGCGAACAGGTCCACGGCGATGACCGCCACTGCGAGCGCTGCGGCACACCGGTGATCAAGAAAAACCTGGTGCAGTGGTTCTTTCGCATCACCAATTACGCCGATGAATTGCTGGATTTTTCAACCATCGACTGGCCCGAACAGGTTCAGACCCTGCAGACCAACTGGATCAACCGCTCGGAGGGTGCCGCGGTCGTGTTTAAGACTGAAAATGGCGATGAGATTGAGGTTTTCACCACCCGACCGGACACCCTGTGGGGAGCAACCTTCATGGTGCTGGCGCCGGAACATCCCCTGGTGAAAAAGCTCACCACACCCGAGCAGGCGCAGGCTGTGGCGGAATACCGCGCCCAGGCGGAGCGCATGGGCGAAATCCAGCGCGAAACGGCTGACCGTGAAAAGACCGGTGTGTTCACCGGCGGATACGCGATCAACCCGGTTAACGGTGAAAGGATCCCGGTGTGGACAGCGGATTATGTGATGATGGGTTATGGCACCGGCGCGATCATGGCGGTGCCCGCCCATGATCAACGCGACTTTGAATTTGCCCGCAAGTACAACTTGCCCGTCGTCGTGGTCATCCAGCCCCCGGATGAACACCCCCTCGTCGCAGATGAGATGACCATGGCTGTCCCTGCCGTGGGTGAAATGGTCAACTCCGGACCGCTGACGGGAACGCCCGGCGATGTCGCCTTTCAGCGGGCAATTGCTTATATTGAGGAAAAGGGCGTCGGTCATGGTGCGGTGAGCTATCGGCTGCGGGATTGGTTGATCTCGCGCCAGCGTTATTGGGGCGCGCCAATTCCCATCATTCACTGTTCGCACTGCGGCGCCGTGCCCGTCCCTGAAGCCGAACTGCCAGTTGAACTGCCGATGGATGTAGAGTGGCTCCCCACCGGCGAGAGTCCGCTCAAACTGCATCCCACCTGGCGCTTCACCACCTGCCCGCAATGCGGCGGCGCTGCCGAACGCGAGACCGACACCATGGACACCTTCATGTGTTCCAGCTGGTACCATCTGCGCTACCTGAGCCCGCATTATGATCAATATCCCTTTGATCCCGAGGAATACGACTACTGGATGCCGGTGGATACCTACACCGGTGGGATCGAACATGCGACCATGCATCTGATTTACACGCGGTTTTTCCACAAAGCCTGCCGCGACCTGGGTATCACCCGCAGCGCCGAGCCCATGATGCAACTCCGCAACCAGGGGATGGTGCTGGGTGAGGACCATGAAAAGATGTCTAAAAGCCGGGGCAATGTGGTCGCCCCGGATGACCTGGTGGCTGCCTATGGCGCGGATACCGTGCGTGCTTATCTGATGTTCTTTGCCCGCTGGGAACTGGGCGCACCCTGGAATAGCAGCGGGATTGAGGGCAGCATCCGCTGGCTGCGAAAAGTCTGGTTCACCCTGCTGGAACCGTCAGAGGTTGGGAAACGCCCCGGCGAAGAAGATTTACGTAAGCTGCGGCGGAAAGCCCATCAGACTCTGGCCTCCGTCACCCATGACTTTGAGAATCTCAACTTTAATACCATTGTTTCGAGTTTGATGGAGTTGAACAATGAAATGATGCTGGCAAAGGGGGCGGGCGCCTTTGGAACCGAGGCCTGGAAAGAGGCAGAAAGCCTGTACCTGCGAATGTTGGCTCCCGTCTGTCCGCACATCGCTGAGGAACTGTGGGAGCGCACCGGTCATGACTATTCGGTGCACCTGCAGCCCTGGCCGGAGGTTGATGCAGAAGCTGCCAGGGAAGACGAAATCACCCTGGTCGTCCAGGTGAATGGCAAGTTGCGCGACCGGCTGATCGTTCCGGTTTCAATCAGTGAGGCGGATGCAAAGACAGCAGCCCTGGAAAGCGACGCAGTCCAGGTTTACCTGCAGGGTAAGCCACCCAAAAAGGTGATCTATGTGCCTGGCAAGCTGGTCAATATTGTTGTGTGA
- a CDS encoding alpha-amylase family glycosyl hydrolase has protein sequence MKISVRILFLLLTLVVIGCAGCHSTALPEPTSQPTLNPTPTHTEPPPDPEPQAWWRDIVFYEIFVRSFKDSDGDGIGDFQGIIQQLDYLNDGDPNTHDDLGIQGIWLMPINPSPSYHGYDVMDYYSVNPDYGTMDDFKQLLAEAEKRGIKIIIDLVINHTSTQHPWFQAAQDPTSEFHDWYVWSAEHPQIPGPWFQNAWHRNSVNNLYYYGIFWGGMPDLNFDNPAVSDEIMSITKFWLEEVGVHGFRVDAARYLYADGVSQQDTKQTIQWFEDWRAFYKAINPSAFTVGEVWTDLQVTARYGDGMDSLFMFDLAEDIINGVYVPNPRRIITSYQDIQSFFPEGDFSTFLSNHDQQRVMSFFEGNANKAHVAAFVYLTGPGVPFIYYGEEIGMAGNKPDELLRTPMQWTGGPGAGFTSGTPWEPVNQDYAQVNVAAQDTAPDSLLHQYRTLVHLRNQYSALRTGAYLPFTASCQQLYPILRVEDDQVLILLANLSRKELEGCTISITESPLSGEYDVEMLYGDGVFSSFNFGEDGSLTEYSLPEIIQPFQQFILQLNES, from the coding sequence ATGAAAATATCTGTACGAATACTCTTTTTGTTATTGACCCTTGTTGTGATCGGCTGCGCTGGCTGTCACTCCACAGCCTTGCCAGAGCCAACATCACAGCCGACTCTAAATCCAACGCCCACCCACACGGAACCCCCACCGGATCCTGAACCACAGGCGTGGTGGCGTGATATTGTCTTCTATGAGATCTTTGTGCGCAGCTTTAAAGACAGCGATGGTGACGGTATCGGTGATTTCCAGGGCATTATCCAGCAATTGGATTATCTAAACGACGGAGACCCCAACACCCATGACGATTTAGGCATCCAGGGCATCTGGCTGATGCCGATCAATCCTTCTCCCTCCTACCACGGTTATGACGTGATGGATTATTACAGCGTCAACCCAGACTACGGCACGATGGATGATTTCAAGCAGCTATTGGCCGAGGCAGAAAAACGCGGCATCAAGATCATCATCGACCTGGTGATCAACCACACTTCCACACAGCACCCCTGGTTCCAGGCTGCCCAGGATCCGACCTCGGAGTTCCACGATTGGTATGTCTGGTCGGCTGAACACCCGCAGATTCCCGGCCCATGGTTTCAGAATGCCTGGCACCGAAATTCTGTCAACAACCTGTATTATTATGGCATCTTTTGGGGCGGCATGCCTGACCTCAATTTTGATAATCCTGCCGTCAGCGATGAAATAATGAGCATTACCAAATTCTGGCTGGAAGAAGTCGGCGTGCATGGTTTTCGGGTGGATGCCGCCCGCTATCTGTATGCGGATGGCGTTTCCCAGCAGGATACCAAACAGACCATCCAGTGGTTTGAAGATTGGCGGGCTTTTTACAAAGCGATCAATCCATCGGCGTTCACCGTGGGCGAGGTGTGGACCGATCTGCAGGTCACAGCTCGTTATGGTGATGGGATGGACTCCCTGTTCATGTTTGACCTGGCTGAAGACATCATCAACGGTGTTTACGTCCCCAACCCCAGGCGGATCATCACCTCGTACCAGGACATCCAGAGCTTTTTCCCGGAGGGCGATTTCAGTACCTTTCTTTCCAACCATGACCAGCAGCGGGTTATGTCGTTTTTTGAAGGCAATGCCAATAAAGCCCATGTGGCGGCATTTGTCTATCTGACCGGACCGGGCGTGCCCTTTATCTACTACGGTGAAGAAATCGGGATGGCGGGCAATAAGCCGGATGAGCTGCTGCGAACGCCGATGCAATGGACCGGAGGACCAGGCGCAGGCTTCACCAGCGGAACCCCCTGGGAGCCTGTCAACCAGGATTATGCGCAAGTCAACGTAGCCGCCCAGGACACCGCCCCTGATTCGCTGCTCCACCAGTACCGGACTCTGGTGCACCTGCGCAATCAATACTCGGCGCTACGTACAGGCGCATACCTGCCCTTCACAGCGAGCTGCCAACAGTTGTATCCGATCCTGCGGGTAGAGGACGACCAGGTCTTAATTTTGCTGGCAAACCTCAGCCGCAAGGAACTGGAAGGCTGTACCATCAGCATCACCGAAAGCCCGCTATCCGGGGAGTATGACGTCGAGATGCTGTACGGCGATGGTGTTTTCAGCAGTTTCAATTTTGGGGAGGATGGCAGCCTGACGGAATATTCACTGCCAGAGATCATCCAGCCCTTCCAGCAATTCATTTTGCAGTTAAATGAATCCTGA
- a CDS encoding methyltransferase family protein, protein MEDNTKIITLRMMIMLLVFIVVAPLLPLLISWRWSWWEAWVYAAISFVGFVVSRYLAGRRHPELLVERGQYLQNPNPEPWDQYLSPLSAWGGVLILVAAGFDMRWGPSAQFGLVIKIIAIILVLGGYALGAYALIVNQYFSGLVRIQVEHGHHVINSGPYRWVRHPGYVGALVTYLSIPFLLDSWWALLPAFLLSIIIFLRTFLEDQFLQEKLPGYKRYTKEIRYRLIPWIW, encoded by the coding sequence ATGGAGGACAACACAAAAATTATAACGCTCCGCATGATGATCATGCTGCTGGTATTTATCGTGGTTGCGCCATTGCTGCCGTTGCTGATCTCCTGGCGGTGGAGCTGGTGGGAAGCGTGGGTGTACGCAGCCATCAGTTTCGTGGGTTTTGTGGTCAGCCGCTACCTGGCTGGACGACGCCATCCCGAATTGCTGGTTGAACGCGGACAATATCTGCAAAATCCCAACCCGGAACCCTGGGACCAATACCTCTCGCCCCTATCCGCATGGGGAGGTGTCCTGATCCTCGTGGCAGCAGGGTTTGATATGCGTTGGGGACCATCGGCGCAGTTTGGATTGGTTATAAAAATCATCGCCATCATCCTGGTGCTGGGTGGCTACGCATTGGGAGCTTACGCATTGATCGTTAACCAGTATTTTTCCGGCTTGGTGCGCATCCAGGTAGAACATGGGCATCATGTGATCAATTCCGGGCCCTATCGTTGGGTGCGTCACCCCGGGTACGTCGGCGCACTGGTTACCTATCTATCAATCCCTTTCCTGCTGGATTCCTGGTGGGCTCTGCTACCGGCTTTTTTATTATCGATCATCATCTTCCTGCGAACCTTCTTAGAAGATCAATTCCTGCAAGAAAAGCTCCCGGGCTACAAGCGCTATACGAAAGAAATCCGCTATCGATTGATCCCCTGGATCTGGTGA
- a CDS encoding NUDIX hydrolase — protein MNKAVLFWLWKVLPLPKFVRAAMVWIGNPKFLVSVDALIFNAENACLLFNHPYRQDYTWGLPGGYLKRGEHPQSAIQREVFEESGLEIQVIKLLDTTMSEKHRRITLIYLAEIVGEVKFTPSVEVSEFGFFPADHLPDLFPNQKALIQKYSRQP, from the coding sequence GTGAATAAAGCTGTTTTATTCTGGTTATGGAAGGTCCTCCCCCTTCCGAAGTTTGTGCGTGCTGCAATGGTCTGGATCGGCAATCCGAAATTCCTGGTTTCTGTCGATGCCCTGATCTTCAATGCAGAAAATGCGTGTTTATTATTCAACCACCCCTATCGCCAGGATTACACCTGGGGATTGCCAGGTGGTTATTTAAAAAGAGGTGAACACCCACAAAGCGCCATTCAAAGAGAGGTGTTTGAGGAATCGGGGCTTGAAATCCAGGTCATCAAGTTGCTTGATACGACGATGTCAGAAAAACACCGGAGGATTACACTGATTTATTTAGCTGAAATTGTCGGTGAGGTGAAGTTCACACCATCGGTTGAGGTGTCTGAGTTCGGGTTTTTCCCGGCAGATCACTTGCCGGACTTGTTTCCCAATCAGAAAGCGCTTATTCAAAAATACAGTCGGCAGCCATAA
- a CDS encoding dihydroorotate dehydrogenase-like protein, with the protein MTDLKTHYLGLELKNPLVAAASGLSKKVSTVKKMEDAGISAVVLYSLFEEQITHDSLAFNYFMEHGTERFAESLSYFPNLDRYNVSPDEYLEKIRQNKEAVDIPIIASLNGVSNSGWVEYAQKMVQAGADALELNTYYLPTNSDMKSVELEDNLIELVKAVCTHVQIPVSVKLSPYYTALPNLACRLADAGAQGLVLFNRFIQPDIDIEEMEVDPTLNLSTSAELLLPLRWTAILFGQVKADLALTSGVHTGVDLIKAVMAGANVAMVASEFVANGVGRATEMLAEMSTWMSAYDHPSVERMRGSMSQKHVKNPAVFERANYMKALQSFDNKMP; encoded by the coding sequence ATGACAGATTTAAAAACACATTACCTGGGACTTGAGCTTAAAAACCCGTTGGTGGCAGCGGCTTCCGGGCTTTCAAAAAAGGTGAGCACTGTGAAAAAGATGGAAGATGCCGGAATCAGCGCCGTGGTCTTATATTCCTTGTTTGAGGAGCAAATCACTCACGACAGCCTGGCTTTTAATTATTTTATGGAACACGGCACAGAACGCTTTGCTGAATCGCTGAGTTATTTTCCCAACCTTGATCGTTATAATGTGAGTCCGGATGAATATTTGGAAAAAATCCGACAAAATAAAGAGGCTGTCGATATCCCCATCATCGCCAGTTTAAACGGTGTATCGAATTCGGGCTGGGTGGAATATGCGCAAAAGATGGTGCAGGCAGGGGCAGATGCCCTGGAATTAAACACCTATTATCTACCCACAAACAGCGACATGAAATCTGTGGAGCTGGAAGATAACCTGATTGAACTGGTGAAGGCGGTGTGCACCCATGTGCAAATTCCCGTTTCCGTGAAATTGAGCCCTTATTACACGGCTCTACCCAACCTGGCGTGTCGTCTTGCCGACGCTGGCGCGCAGGGCCTGGTGCTGTTCAACCGGTTCATTCAACCTGATATTGATATTGAAGAGATGGAAGTGGACCCGACCTTGAACCTTTCAACATCGGCGGAATTGCTGTTGCCCTTGCGCTGGACGGCAATCCTTTTTGGCCAGGTGAAAGCTGACCTTGCGCTGACCTCAGGCGTTCATACCGGTGTTGACCTGATCAAAGCGGTAATGGCTGGCGCCAATGTGGCTATGGTGGCATCAGAGTTTGTTGCCAATGGCGTCGGTCGGGCGACTGAAATGTTGGCAGAGATGTCCACCTGGATGAGCGCCTATGACCACCCCTCCGTTGAACGGATGCGCGGCAGCATGAGCCAGAAACATGTTAAAAATCCTGCAGTTTTTGAGCGCGCCAATTACATGAAGGCTTTGCAGTCCTTCGATAACAAAATGCCGTGA